The Ictidomys tridecemlineatus isolate mIctTri1 chromosome 6, mIctTri1.hap1, whole genome shotgun sequence genome includes a region encoding these proteins:
- the Slc39a5 gene encoding zinc transporter ZIP5 isoform X1 — MMGAPVCFLLAGLCVGLILGWVGGSVPNLGPAEQEQNHYLAQLFGQYGENGTLTAGGLARLLHSLGLGRVQGLRLGHHGLPTGPAALPAEDNFTHRPQDPELSMDVWAEMPLGPSGWSDLEESKAPHLPRGPAPSGLGLFHRLLLLDHSLADHLNEDCLNGSQLLVNFGLSPAAPLTPHQFALLCPALLYQIDSRVCIQVPAPAPPGNLLSALLHSALAVLLLSLPTPLSLLLLRLLGPRLLQPLLGFLGALAVGTLCGDALLHLLPHAKGGQHTGPSGQPEEDLGPGISVLGGLFLLFTLENTLGLLRNRGLQPRCCRRKRDLETPNLDPEDGSGMALRPLQAAPETGAQDQREQNSQSSPTPALPGHQSHSHRHQGGSSANITWMVLLGDGLHNLTDGLAIGAAFSDGFSSGLSTTLAVFCHELPHELGDFAMLLQAGLSFRRLLLLSLVSGALGLGGAALGVGLSLGPIPLTPWVFGITAGVFLYVALVDMLPALLRPPEPLPTLHVLLQGLGLLLGGSLMLTIALLEEQLLPLVPDG; from the exons ATGATGGGGGCCCCAGTGTGTTTTCTGCTGGCTGGCCTATGTGTAGGGTTGATCTTAGGCTGGGTAGGGGGTTCAGTCCCCAACCTGGGCCCTGCTGAGCAGGAGCAGAATCACTACCTGGCCCAGCTGTTTGGCCAGTACGGAGAGAATGGGACGCTGACAGCAGGGGGCCTGGCCCGGCTTCTTCATAGCCTGGGGCTGGGCCGAGTTCAGGGGCTCCGCCTGGGACATCATGGGCTTCCAACTGGTCCAGCTGCACTCCCAGCTGAAGACAATTTCACACACAG GCCACAGGACCCTGAGCTGAGCATGGATGTCTGGGCAGAGATGCCACTGGGTCCCTCAGGGTGGAGTGACTTAGAAGAGTCCAAAGCCCCCCACCTACCCCGTGGGCCAGCCCCCTCGGGCCTGGGCCTCTTTCACAGGCTTCTACTACTGGATCATTCATTGGCCGATCATCTGAATGAGGAT TGTCTGAATGGCTCCCAGCTGCTGGTCAATTTTGGACTGAGCCCTGCTGCCCCTCTGACCCCCCATCAGTTTGCTCTGCTGTGCCCAGCCCTGCTTTATCAGATCGACAGCCGTGTGTGCATCCaagtcccagccccagcacctccaGGGAATCTACTTTCTG ccctgcttcatAGTGCCCTGGCAGTCCTGTTGCTCAGCCTCCCTACTCCCCTCTCCCTGCTGCTGCTACGGCTCCTGGGACCTCGTCTATTGCAGCCTCTGCTGGGCTTCCTGGGGGCCCTGGCCGTGGGCACTCTTTGTGGGGATGCACTGCTACACCTGCTGCCACAT GCAAAAGGAGGGCAACACACAGGACCTAGCGGGCAACCAGAGGAGGACCTGGGTCCAGGGATATCGGTGCTTGGAGGCCTCTTCCTGCTCTTCACACTGGAGAACACACTGGGGCTTTTGCGGAACAGAGGTCTCCAGCCA AGATGCTGCAGGCGAAAAAGGGACCTCGAAACACCAAACTTGGACCCCGAGGATGGCAGTGGGATGGCCCTTCGGCCCCTACAGGCAGCTCCAG AGACAGGGGctcaggaccagagggagcagaacAGCCAGTCCTCACCAACACCAGCCCTCCCTGGGCACCAAAGCCACAGTCACAGGCACCAGGGTGGCAGCAGTGCCAACATCACATGGATGGTCCTTCTAGGAGACGGTCTACACAACCTCACCGATGGGCTGGCCATAG GTGCTGCCTTCTCCGATGGCTTCTCCAGTGGCCTCAGCACTACCCTAGCAGTCTTCTGCCATGAGCTGCCCCATGAACTGG GTGACTTTGCAATGCTGCTCCAGGCAGGGCTGTCCTTTCggaggctgctgctgctgagtCTTGTGTCTGGAGCCCTGGGTCTTGGGGGTGCAGCACTTGGGGTGGGGCTCAGCTTGGGCCCTATCCCCCTCACTCCCTGGGTGTTTGGGATCACTGCTGGGGTCTTCCTCTATGTGGCCCTTGTGGACATG ctGCCAGCCCTGCTTCGTCCTCCAGAGCCCCTGCCTACTCTCCATGTGCtactgcaggggctggggctgctgctggggGGCAGCCTCATGCTTACCATAGCCCTGTTGGAGGAGCAGCTCTTGCCCCTGGTCCCTGATGGCTGA
- the Nabp2 gene encoding SOSS complex subunit B1, producing MTTETFVKDIKPGLKNLNLIFIVLETGRVTKTKDGHEVRTCKVADKTGSINISVWDDVGNLIQPGDIIRLTKGYASVFKGCLTLYTGRGGDLQKIGEFCMVYSEVPNFSEPNPEYSTQQAPNKAGQNDSSPTAPQATTGPPAASPASENQNGNGLSTPPGPGGGPHPPHTPSHPPSTRITRSQPNHTPAGPPGPSSNPISNGKETRRSSKR from the exons ATGACGACGGAGACCTTTGTCAAGGATATCAAGCCCGGGCTCAAGAATCTGAACCTTATCTTCATTGTGCTGGAGACAG GCCGGGTGACCAAAACAAAGGACGGCCACGAGGTTCGGACCTGCAAAGTGGCAGACAAAACAGGCAGCATCAATATTTCGGTCTGGGACGACGTGGGCAACCTGATCCAGCCTGGAGACATTATCAGGCTCACCAAAGG aTATGCTTCTGTGTTCAAAGGTTGTCTGACACTGTATACTGGCCGTGGGGGTGATTTACAGAAGATTGGAGA ATTCTGTATGGTCTATTCTGAGGTTCCTAACTTCAGTGAGCCGAACCCAGAGTACAGCACCCAGCAGGCACCCAACAAAGCG GGGCAGAACGACAGCAGTCCTACAGCCCCCCAGGCTACCACTGGACCCCCTGCTGCCTCACCAG CTTCTGAGAACCAGAACGGGAATGGACTAAGCACCCCACCAGGTCCTGGTGGTGGCCCACACCCCCCTCAcactccctcccacccacctaGCACCAGAATCACTCGAAGCCAGCCCAACCACACACCAGCtggccctcctggcccctccagCAATCCCATAAGTAACGGCAAAGAAACACGCAGGAGCAGCAAGAGATAG
- the Slc39a5 gene encoding zinc transporter ZIP5 isoform X2, whose translation MMGAPVCFLLAGLCVGLILGWVGGSVPNLGPAEQEQNHYLAQLFGQYGENGTLTAGGLARLLHSLGLGRVQGLRLGHHGLPTGPAALPAEDNFTHRPQDPELSMDVWAEMPLGPSGWSDLEESKAPHLPRGPAPSGLGLFHRLLLLDHSLADHLNEDFALLCPALLYQIDSRVCIQVPAPAPPGNLLSALLHSALAVLLLSLPTPLSLLLLRLLGPRLLQPLLGFLGALAVGTLCGDALLHLLPHAKGGQHTGPSGQPEEDLGPGISVLGGLFLLFTLENTLGLLRNRGLQPRCCRRKRDLETPNLDPEDGSGMALRPLQAAPETGAQDQREQNSQSSPTPALPGHQSHSHRHQGGSSANITWMVLLGDGLHNLTDGLAIGAAFSDGFSSGLSTTLAVFCHELPHELGDFAMLLQAGLSFRRLLLLSLVSGALGLGGAALGVGLSLGPIPLTPWVFGITAGVFLYVALVDMLPALLRPPEPLPTLHVLLQGLGLLLGGSLMLTIALLEEQLLPLVPDG comes from the exons ATGATGGGGGCCCCAGTGTGTTTTCTGCTGGCTGGCCTATGTGTAGGGTTGATCTTAGGCTGGGTAGGGGGTTCAGTCCCCAACCTGGGCCCTGCTGAGCAGGAGCAGAATCACTACCTGGCCCAGCTGTTTGGCCAGTACGGAGAGAATGGGACGCTGACAGCAGGGGGCCTGGCCCGGCTTCTTCATAGCCTGGGGCTGGGCCGAGTTCAGGGGCTCCGCCTGGGACATCATGGGCTTCCAACTGGTCCAGCTGCACTCCCAGCTGAAGACAATTTCACACACAG GCCACAGGACCCTGAGCTGAGCATGGATGTCTGGGCAGAGATGCCACTGGGTCCCTCAGGGTGGAGTGACTTAGAAGAGTCCAAAGCCCCCCACCTACCCCGTGGGCCAGCCCCCTCGGGCCTGGGCCTCTTTCACAGGCTTCTACTACTGGATCATTCATTGGCCGATCATCTGAATGAGGAT TTTGCTCTGCTGTGCCCAGCCCTGCTTTATCAGATCGACAGCCGTGTGTGCATCCaagtcccagccccagcacctccaGGGAATCTACTTTCTG ccctgcttcatAGTGCCCTGGCAGTCCTGTTGCTCAGCCTCCCTACTCCCCTCTCCCTGCTGCTGCTACGGCTCCTGGGACCTCGTCTATTGCAGCCTCTGCTGGGCTTCCTGGGGGCCCTGGCCGTGGGCACTCTTTGTGGGGATGCACTGCTACACCTGCTGCCACAT GCAAAAGGAGGGCAACACACAGGACCTAGCGGGCAACCAGAGGAGGACCTGGGTCCAGGGATATCGGTGCTTGGAGGCCTCTTCCTGCTCTTCACACTGGAGAACACACTGGGGCTTTTGCGGAACAGAGGTCTCCAGCCA AGATGCTGCAGGCGAAAAAGGGACCTCGAAACACCAAACTTGGACCCCGAGGATGGCAGTGGGATGGCCCTTCGGCCCCTACAGGCAGCTCCAG AGACAGGGGctcaggaccagagggagcagaacAGCCAGTCCTCACCAACACCAGCCCTCCCTGGGCACCAAAGCCACAGTCACAGGCACCAGGGTGGCAGCAGTGCCAACATCACATGGATGGTCCTTCTAGGAGACGGTCTACACAACCTCACCGATGGGCTGGCCATAG GTGCTGCCTTCTCCGATGGCTTCTCCAGTGGCCTCAGCACTACCCTAGCAGTCTTCTGCCATGAGCTGCCCCATGAACTGG GTGACTTTGCAATGCTGCTCCAGGCAGGGCTGTCCTTTCggaggctgctgctgctgagtCTTGTGTCTGGAGCCCTGGGTCTTGGGGGTGCAGCACTTGGGGTGGGGCTCAGCTTGGGCCCTATCCCCCTCACTCCCTGGGTGTTTGGGATCACTGCTGGGGTCTTCCTCTATGTGGCCCTTGTGGACATG ctGCCAGCCCTGCTTCGTCCTCCAGAGCCCCTGCCTACTCTCCATGTGCtactgcaggggctggggctgctgctggggGGCAGCCTCATGCTTACCATAGCCCTGTTGGAGGAGCAGCTCTTGCCCCTGGTCCCTGATGGCTGA
- the Ankrd52 gene encoding serine/threonine-protein phosphatase 6 regulatory ankyrin repeat subunit C isoform X2, protein MGILSITDQPPLVQAIFSRDVEEVRSLLSQKENINVLDQERRTPLHAAAYVGDVPILQLLLMSGANVNAKDTLWLTPLHRAAASRNEKVLGLLLAHSADVNARDKLWQTPLHVAAANRATKCAEALAPLLSSLNVADRSGRSALHHAVHSGHLETVNLLLNKGASLNVCDKKERQPLHWAAFLGHLEVLKLLVARGADLGCKDRKGYGLLHTAAASGQIEVVKYLLRMGAEIDEPNAFGNTALHIACYLGQDAVAIELVNAGANVNQPNDKGFTPLHVAAVSTNGALCLELLVNNGADVNYQSKEGKSPLHMAAIHGRFTRSQILIQNGSEIDCADKFGNTPLHVAARYGHELLISTLMTNGADTARRGIHDMFPLHLAVLFGFSDCCRKLLSSGQLYSIVSSLSNEHVLSAGFDINTPDNLGRTCLHAAASGGNVECLNLLLSSGADLRRRDKFGRTPLHYAAANGSYQCAVTLVTAGAGVNEADCKGCSPLHYAAASDTYRRAEPHTASSHDAEEDEPLKESRRKEAFFCLEFLLDNGADPSLRDRQGYTAVHYAAAYGNRQNLELLLEMSFNCLEDVESTIPVSPLHLAAYNGHCEALKTLAETLVNLDVRDHKGRTALFLATERGSTECVEVLTAHGASALIKERKRKWTPLHAAAASGHTDSLHLLIDSGERADITDVMDAYGQTPLMLAIMNGHVDCVHLLLEKGSTADAADLRGRTALHRGAVTGCEDCLAALLDHDAFVLCRDFKGRTPIHLASACGHTAVLRTLLQAALSTDPLDAGVDYSGYSPMHWASYTGHEDCLELLLEHSPFSYLEGNPFTPLHCAVINNQDSTTEMLLGALGAKIVNSRDAKGRTPLHAAAFADNVSGLRMLLQHQAEVNATDHTGRTALMTAAENGQTAAVEFLLYRGKADLTVLDENKNTALHLACSKGHEKCALMILAETQDLGLINATNSALQMPLHIAARNGLASVVQALLSRGATVLAVDEEGHTPALACAPNKDVADCLALILSTMKPFPPKDAVSPFSFSLLKNCGIAAAKTVGGCGALPHGASCPYSQERHGAIGLDGCYSE, encoded by the exons ATggggatcctcagcatcacggaCCAG CCGCCCCTGGTCCAGGCCATCTTTAGCCGAGATGTGGAGGAAGTGCGTTCCCTCCTCTCGCAGAAGGAGAACATCAATGTACTG GACCAAGAGAGGCGAACCCCATTGCATGCTGCTGCCTACGTAGGTGATGTCCCCATCCTCCAGTTGCTACTGATGTCAG gtgctAATGTCAATGCTAAGGACACACTGTGGCTGACCCCTCTTCATCGTGCTGCTGCCTCCCGAAATGAG AAGGTGCTGGGGCTACTGCTGGCACATTCAGCAGATGTGAATGCCCGGGACAAGCTGTGGCAGACACCATTGCATGTGGCTGCTGCCAACCGTGCCACCAAGTGTGCTGAGGCTCTGGCACCCCTGTTGAGCAGTCTCAATGTGGCTGACAGGAGTGGGCGCAGTGCTCTGCACCATGCAGTGCATAGTGGGCATCTTGAG ACGGTGAACCTGCTCCTCAACAAAGGAGCCAGCCTGAATGTCTGTGACAAAAAGGAACGGCAGCCTCTGCACTGGGCAGCTTTTCTGG GGCATTTGGAGGTCCTGAAGCTGCTGGTGGCACGTGGAGCAGACCTCGGCTGTAAGGACCGCAAGGGCTATGGGCTGCTCCACACAGCTGCAGCCAGTGGCCAGATTGAAGTGGTGAAGTACCTGCTCCGGATGGGGGCTGAG ATCGATGAGCCCAACGCTTTTGGAAACACAGCTTTGCACATTGCCTGCTACCTGGGCCAGGATGCTGTGGCTATTGAGCTGGTGAATGCAGGAGCCAATGTCAACCAGCCGAATGACAAGGGCTTCACACCACTGCATGTGGCTGCAGTTTCCACTAATGGCGCTCTCTGCTTGGAGCTGTTGGTCAACAATGGGGCAGATGTCAACTACCAG AGCAAAGAAGGGAAAAGTCCTCTGCATATGGCTGCCATCCATGGCCGTTTCACGAGATCCCAGATCCTTATTCAAAATG GTAGTGAGATTGATTGTGCTGACAAATTTGGGAACACGCCACTGCATGTGGCTGCTCGCTATGGACACGAGCTGCTCATTAGCACTCTCATGACCAATGGCGCGGATACTGCCCG GCGCGGCATCCACGACATGTTCCCCCTGCACTTAGCTGTTCTCTTTGGATTCTCTGACTGTTGCCGGAAGCTTCTTTCTTCAG GTCAGCTGTATAGCATTGTGTCTTCACTCAGCAACGAGCATGTGCTTTCAGCTGGGTTTGACATCAATACACCTGACAACCTTGGCCGCACCTGTCTTCATGCTGCTGCTTCTGGAGG GAATGTTGAATGTCTTAATTTGTTGTTGAGCAGTGGAGCTGACCTGAGGAGGAGAGATAAATTTGGAAG GACCCCACTGCACTATGCAGCCGCCAATGGTAGCTACCAATGTGCAGTGACACTGGTGACTGCTGGGGCAGGCGTCAATGAGGCTGATTGTAAAGGCTGCTCTCCCCTCCACTACGCTGCTGCCTCTGACACTTACCGGAG AGCGGAACCCCACACTGCTTCCAGCCATGATGCTGAAGAGGACGAGCCACTGAAGGAGTCCCGCAGGAAGGAGGCCTTCTT CTGTCTGGAGTTCTTACTGGATAATGGTGCAGACCCCTCCCTGCGGGACAGGCAGGGCTACACAGCTGTGCACTATGCAGCCGCCTATGGCAACAGACAGAACCTCGAACTG CTCTTAGAAATGTCCTTTAACTGCCTGGAGGATGTGGAGAGCACCATTCCAGTCAGCCCTTTGCACTTAGCT GCCTACAACGGTCACTGTGAAGCCCTGAAGACACTCGCTGAGACGCTGGTGAATCTGGATGTAAGGGACCACAAGGGCCGGACCGCGCTCTTCCTGGCTACTGAGCGAGGCTCTACTGAGTGTGTGGAGGTGCTTACAGCCCATGGCGCCTCTGCCCTCATCAAGGAGCGCAAGCGCAAGTGGACGCCCCTACACGCTGCTG CTGCCTCTGGCCACACTGATTCCCTGCACTTGCTGATCGACAGTGGGGAACGTGCTGACATCACAGATGTCATGGATGCCTATGGACA AACCCCACTAATGCTGGCTATCATGAATGGCCACGTGGACTGTGTACATCTGCTGCTAGAGAAAGGATCCACAGCTGATGCTGCTGACCTCCGGGGCCGCACAGCCCTACACCGTGGG GCAGTGACTGGCTGTGAGGACTGCCTGGCTGCCCTGCTGGACCATGATGCATTTGTGCTGTGCCGAGACTTTAAGGGACGCACACCCATTCACCTGGCTTCAGCCTGTGGCCACACTGCAGTACTGCGTACCCTGCTACAGGCTGCCCTTTCCACAGACCCCTTAGATGCTGGGGTGGATTACAGCGGATACTCGCCCATGCACTGGGCCTCCTACACTG GACATGAAGATTGTCTGGAGTTGTTACTTGAACACAGCCCGTTCTCATACCTAGAGGGAAACCCCTTCACTCCTTTGCACTGTGCAGT aaTTAATAACCAGGACAGCACCACAGAGATGCTGCTGGGAGCTCTGGGTGCCAAGATTGTGAACAGCCGAGACGCCAAAGGACG GACCCCCCTTCACGCCGCTGCCTTCGCGGACAATGTCTCTGGTCTCCGGATGCTGCTACAGCATCAAGCCGAGGTGAACGCCACTGACCACACTGGCCGCACTGCGCTCATGACGGCGGCTGAGAACGGGCAGACCGCTGCTGTGG AATTTCTGCTATATCGTGGGAAGGCAGACCTGACTGTGCTAGATGAGAACAAGAACACTGCCCTCCACCTGGCTTGTAGCAAG GGGCATGAGAAATGTGCCCTCATGATCCTGGCAGAAACCCAAGACCTTGGCCTTATCAATGCTACCAACAGTGCGCTGCAGAT GCCACTCCACATTGCTGCCCGGAATGGTTTAGCTTCTGTGGTGCAGGCCCTGCTGAGTCGTGGGGCCACAGTGCTGGCTGTGGATGAAGAAG GTCACACCCCAGCACTGGCCTGTGCCCCCAACAAAGATGTGGCAGACTGCCTGGCCTTGATCCTTTCCACCATGAAGCCTTTCCCACCCAAGGACGCCGTTAGTCCTTTCAGCTTCAGCCTGCTCAAGAACTGCGGCATCGCAGCCGCCAAGACGGTGGGTGGCTGCGGTGCCCTGCCCCACGGGGCCTCCTGTCCCTACAGCCAGGAGCGGCACGGCGCCATTGGGTTAGATGGCTGCTACTCTGAGTAG
- the Ankrd52 gene encoding serine/threonine-protein phosphatase 6 regulatory ankyrin repeat subunit C isoform X1, translated as MGILSITDQFRSGSGPLPECRFSLQPPLVQAIFSRDVEEVRSLLSQKENINVLDQERRTPLHAAAYVGDVPILQLLLMSGANVNAKDTLWLTPLHRAAASRNEKVLGLLLAHSADVNARDKLWQTPLHVAAANRATKCAEALAPLLSSLNVADRSGRSALHHAVHSGHLETVNLLLNKGASLNVCDKKERQPLHWAAFLGHLEVLKLLVARGADLGCKDRKGYGLLHTAAASGQIEVVKYLLRMGAEIDEPNAFGNTALHIACYLGQDAVAIELVNAGANVNQPNDKGFTPLHVAAVSTNGALCLELLVNNGADVNYQSKEGKSPLHMAAIHGRFTRSQILIQNGSEIDCADKFGNTPLHVAARYGHELLISTLMTNGADTARRGIHDMFPLHLAVLFGFSDCCRKLLSSGQLYSIVSSLSNEHVLSAGFDINTPDNLGRTCLHAAASGGNVECLNLLLSSGADLRRRDKFGRTPLHYAAANGSYQCAVTLVTAGAGVNEADCKGCSPLHYAAASDTYRRAEPHTASSHDAEEDEPLKESRRKEAFFCLEFLLDNGADPSLRDRQGYTAVHYAAAYGNRQNLELLLEMSFNCLEDVESTIPVSPLHLAAYNGHCEALKTLAETLVNLDVRDHKGRTALFLATERGSTECVEVLTAHGASALIKERKRKWTPLHAAAASGHTDSLHLLIDSGERADITDVMDAYGQTPLMLAIMNGHVDCVHLLLEKGSTADAADLRGRTALHRGAVTGCEDCLAALLDHDAFVLCRDFKGRTPIHLASACGHTAVLRTLLQAALSTDPLDAGVDYSGYSPMHWASYTGHEDCLELLLEHSPFSYLEGNPFTPLHCAVINNQDSTTEMLLGALGAKIVNSRDAKGRTPLHAAAFADNVSGLRMLLQHQAEVNATDHTGRTALMTAAENGQTAAVEFLLYRGKADLTVLDENKNTALHLACSKGHEKCALMILAETQDLGLINATNSALQMPLHIAARNGLASVVQALLSRGATVLAVDEEGHTPALACAPNKDVADCLALILSTMKPFPPKDAVSPFSFSLLKNCGIAAAKTVGGCGALPHGASCPYSQERHGAIGLDGCYSE; from the exons ATggggatcctcagcatcacggaCCAG ttCCGTTCCGGCTCCGGCCCGCTGCCTGAATGCCGGTTCTCCCTGCAGCCGCCCCTGGTCCAGGCCATCTTTAGCCGAGATGTGGAGGAAGTGCGTTCCCTCCTCTCGCAGAAGGAGAACATCAATGTACTG GACCAAGAGAGGCGAACCCCATTGCATGCTGCTGCCTACGTAGGTGATGTCCCCATCCTCCAGTTGCTACTGATGTCAG gtgctAATGTCAATGCTAAGGACACACTGTGGCTGACCCCTCTTCATCGTGCTGCTGCCTCCCGAAATGAG AAGGTGCTGGGGCTACTGCTGGCACATTCAGCAGATGTGAATGCCCGGGACAAGCTGTGGCAGACACCATTGCATGTGGCTGCTGCCAACCGTGCCACCAAGTGTGCTGAGGCTCTGGCACCCCTGTTGAGCAGTCTCAATGTGGCTGACAGGAGTGGGCGCAGTGCTCTGCACCATGCAGTGCATAGTGGGCATCTTGAG ACGGTGAACCTGCTCCTCAACAAAGGAGCCAGCCTGAATGTCTGTGACAAAAAGGAACGGCAGCCTCTGCACTGGGCAGCTTTTCTGG GGCATTTGGAGGTCCTGAAGCTGCTGGTGGCACGTGGAGCAGACCTCGGCTGTAAGGACCGCAAGGGCTATGGGCTGCTCCACACAGCTGCAGCCAGTGGCCAGATTGAAGTGGTGAAGTACCTGCTCCGGATGGGGGCTGAG ATCGATGAGCCCAACGCTTTTGGAAACACAGCTTTGCACATTGCCTGCTACCTGGGCCAGGATGCTGTGGCTATTGAGCTGGTGAATGCAGGAGCCAATGTCAACCAGCCGAATGACAAGGGCTTCACACCACTGCATGTGGCTGCAGTTTCCACTAATGGCGCTCTCTGCTTGGAGCTGTTGGTCAACAATGGGGCAGATGTCAACTACCAG AGCAAAGAAGGGAAAAGTCCTCTGCATATGGCTGCCATCCATGGCCGTTTCACGAGATCCCAGATCCTTATTCAAAATG GTAGTGAGATTGATTGTGCTGACAAATTTGGGAACACGCCACTGCATGTGGCTGCTCGCTATGGACACGAGCTGCTCATTAGCACTCTCATGACCAATGGCGCGGATACTGCCCG GCGCGGCATCCACGACATGTTCCCCCTGCACTTAGCTGTTCTCTTTGGATTCTCTGACTGTTGCCGGAAGCTTCTTTCTTCAG GTCAGCTGTATAGCATTGTGTCTTCACTCAGCAACGAGCATGTGCTTTCAGCTGGGTTTGACATCAATACACCTGACAACCTTGGCCGCACCTGTCTTCATGCTGCTGCTTCTGGAGG GAATGTTGAATGTCTTAATTTGTTGTTGAGCAGTGGAGCTGACCTGAGGAGGAGAGATAAATTTGGAAG GACCCCACTGCACTATGCAGCCGCCAATGGTAGCTACCAATGTGCAGTGACACTGGTGACTGCTGGGGCAGGCGTCAATGAGGCTGATTGTAAAGGCTGCTCTCCCCTCCACTACGCTGCTGCCTCTGACACTTACCGGAG AGCGGAACCCCACACTGCTTCCAGCCATGATGCTGAAGAGGACGAGCCACTGAAGGAGTCCCGCAGGAAGGAGGCCTTCTT CTGTCTGGAGTTCTTACTGGATAATGGTGCAGACCCCTCCCTGCGGGACAGGCAGGGCTACACAGCTGTGCACTATGCAGCCGCCTATGGCAACAGACAGAACCTCGAACTG CTCTTAGAAATGTCCTTTAACTGCCTGGAGGATGTGGAGAGCACCATTCCAGTCAGCCCTTTGCACTTAGCT GCCTACAACGGTCACTGTGAAGCCCTGAAGACACTCGCTGAGACGCTGGTGAATCTGGATGTAAGGGACCACAAGGGCCGGACCGCGCTCTTCCTGGCTACTGAGCGAGGCTCTACTGAGTGTGTGGAGGTGCTTACAGCCCATGGCGCCTCTGCCCTCATCAAGGAGCGCAAGCGCAAGTGGACGCCCCTACACGCTGCTG CTGCCTCTGGCCACACTGATTCCCTGCACTTGCTGATCGACAGTGGGGAACGTGCTGACATCACAGATGTCATGGATGCCTATGGACA AACCCCACTAATGCTGGCTATCATGAATGGCCACGTGGACTGTGTACATCTGCTGCTAGAGAAAGGATCCACAGCTGATGCTGCTGACCTCCGGGGCCGCACAGCCCTACACCGTGGG GCAGTGACTGGCTGTGAGGACTGCCTGGCTGCCCTGCTGGACCATGATGCATTTGTGCTGTGCCGAGACTTTAAGGGACGCACACCCATTCACCTGGCTTCAGCCTGTGGCCACACTGCAGTACTGCGTACCCTGCTACAGGCTGCCCTTTCCACAGACCCCTTAGATGCTGGGGTGGATTACAGCGGATACTCGCCCATGCACTGGGCCTCCTACACTG GACATGAAGATTGTCTGGAGTTGTTACTTGAACACAGCCCGTTCTCATACCTAGAGGGAAACCCCTTCACTCCTTTGCACTGTGCAGT aaTTAATAACCAGGACAGCACCACAGAGATGCTGCTGGGAGCTCTGGGTGCCAAGATTGTGAACAGCCGAGACGCCAAAGGACG GACCCCCCTTCACGCCGCTGCCTTCGCGGACAATGTCTCTGGTCTCCGGATGCTGCTACAGCATCAAGCCGAGGTGAACGCCACTGACCACACTGGCCGCACTGCGCTCATGACGGCGGCTGAGAACGGGCAGACCGCTGCTGTGG AATTTCTGCTATATCGTGGGAAGGCAGACCTGACTGTGCTAGATGAGAACAAGAACACTGCCCTCCACCTGGCTTGTAGCAAG GGGCATGAGAAATGTGCCCTCATGATCCTGGCAGAAACCCAAGACCTTGGCCTTATCAATGCTACCAACAGTGCGCTGCAGAT GCCACTCCACATTGCTGCCCGGAATGGTTTAGCTTCTGTGGTGCAGGCCCTGCTGAGTCGTGGGGCCACAGTGCTGGCTGTGGATGAAGAAG GTCACACCCCAGCACTGGCCTGTGCCCCCAACAAAGATGTGGCAGACTGCCTGGCCTTGATCCTTTCCACCATGAAGCCTTTCCCACCCAAGGACGCCGTTAGTCCTTTCAGCTTCAGCCTGCTCAAGAACTGCGGCATCGCAGCCGCCAAGACGGTGGGTGGCTGCGGTGCCCTGCCCCACGGGGCCTCCTGTCCCTACAGCCAGGAGCGGCACGGCGCCATTGGGTTAGATGGCTGCTACTCTGAGTAG